One segment of Haliotis asinina isolate JCU_RB_2024 chromosome 12, JCU_Hal_asi_v2, whole genome shotgun sequence DNA contains the following:
- the LOC137259009 gene encoding CKLF-like MARVEL transmembrane domain-containing protein 7, giving the protein MASNEPENTNTGTDGRETFDLKWGIYIDITYCKSRHGILTAVTTIISLIGFICMSAGRASVYCDYLYGSAYSFYGFVSMSDFLTGLINYIIFMLVLYEKIIFKFVPWKIWDLIWSGLWSFFYFVASIVVAVQACSQAGNAAAAVFGFVAMGLHVAMAYFAFKAWREERSGTGGVTGPQSSSTAPDYSAEKNFEQY; this is encoded by the exons ATGGCAAGCAACGAACcagaaaatacaaatacagGCACTGATGGACGGGAGACGTTCGACTTAAAGTGGGGCATATACATTGATATCACCTACTGCAAGAGCAGGCATGGCATCCTAACAGCCGTTACAACG ATCATTTCCCTGATCGGATTCATCTGCATGTCTGCCGGGCGTGCCAGCGTCTACTGCGATTACCTGTACGGTTCCGCCTACAGCTTCTACGGCTTCGTCTCCATGTCAGATTTTCTCACTGGCCTCATCAACTACATCATATTTATGCTGGTTCTCTACGAAAAAATCATATTCAAGTTTGTTCCCTGGAAGATATGG gATCTCATATGGTCGGGTTTATGGTCCTTCTTTTACTTCGTTGCGTCCATCGTGGTGGCAGTACAAGCCTGTAGTCAAGCAGGGAACGCTGCAGCGGCG GTGTTCGGGTTTGTGGCAATGGGTTTGCATGTAGCCATGGCTTACTTCGCCTTCAAAGCATGGAGGGAGGAGCGCTCAGGGACCGGGGGAGTGACCGGCCCACAGTCCTCAAGCACAGCCCCAGATTACAGCGCCGAGAAGAACTTCGAACAGTACTGA